The region AGGCCTAACTCACAAGATGGACAGCACAACAAAAGAGCATAATGCCTTTAACCTGTCCTATAGTGAGTAGGCCTAGTTGTGGGTTTTGGACACAACCCAGGTTTTTTCCTCATCGTAACTACGAGCATAATTCAAGTATAATTTATAAAATGACAAAGATTTCTGTCCATTTGTATGTAAAATGATCTGTTTTTAGAGAATTATCTGAATTCATCTCTCATTTTTAGCAAGCCAAGTTAGCAAAGACTGGCTAGCTGAGGAGTTAGCTACAATATACTGATAGCTATAGCTAGCTTTTGGAGGCAGCAGTGCAGAAGTCAAAATATTTAGTaaattaaatacacagacagagGATTTGATAGAtatgttgtctttattttacatatCTAGTTGGTTTAACTAAGCTCATTAACAAGCTAATTAGCCCACTAATAAATTTACCTTGTAAAGAGACTGTACACGTTTGATATCTCAGTTTTGGCTAGCCCTGTAGGCTATTCCTTTCCAGCTGTACCCTCCAGCAAGTACCCTCTTCTGTTTACTAAAGGTTTTATACTCCAGTTTATTCATTGATAagtcagacagagacaaacacactgtgGCTGGTAAGGTATGCGCTCCACTCAGGGCCTCTTAGCTTTGTAGCACACGTTGTTTTTAGCAGGCATTAGTCAGCCCTCTCGTAACTCTATTGTTAGAGATGAGCTGAGACACTCAtattaaagagagacagacaggcggACGGACATGTCTTATTATCACTGTCTCTCCTCACACGGACTCTGACATGTTAAACTCTGGAGCCAAAGTCAagttaggaggaagaggagcaggccATGCAGTCTTTACTTTTACAGTCTATAAGTGTTAAAGCTGAGTCACAGTTTGAAGAGGTTAGCATCATCATGCCTAAGATGGGGTTTTGTTGTACTGGGGGAGTGAACTAACTTAACCTTTTGCTTATATAATAGTTGATAAAACTATTCTTTAGGCCACTCTACTTAAAGGAACACagcatttgtttacattagTCATCATGGTAGCTAAGGCCAGCAGTGATATGAATGCCAGACCGTACTGTAAAAGTGACTAAACCATTTGGACATTTTTCTTGTTCACTTGTTTTTCACAGAAGATATGTCTTCCTTTCCCTCTGAGCTTGACTTTTGCTCTAATGGGATAGGGGAAGAGGCTCTGAGGAATTTAGGACAGATAAGAGTCATCGCACATCCATTTGTTAAACCGTCTTATCTTCCTTACACGTCAGCCAGCAACAGTTATGGTTTGTTACCCAAATGCAACAATATCCTGTTTTTGTTCCCAAAACTGCTGAGGTgaagtttaaaaagtgacaaTCGAGGCTTTTCAATTGTGGTGTTTTAATCTGCTTTGGTGCAAAATCGTTCTCCATTGTCAGAATATTAaggaaacagtgaaaacacctCTTTGTCCAATCCGTTTGAGAAACTGGAACACTACATGATCAAATTAAAATAGTGCAGTCAGTAGTAGTACTTTATTATACAATGATTAATTATAGGCCTCATATCTTTCATGTATCTACTACtactatttttttaagtgtttaaaaagtgcttctcaaataaatattgtaatttaaacctatctgaaccagttcctTCAAAATACACAACAAGAGTGACATCTAGTGGATATATACAGTTACTGCTTATGAAATAATTATCTTTACTGACTCaatgaatattttcttttgtttaatattttcaatttttatgattgaaaaaaaataaaataaaaataaatatatatattatttttgctATAGGAGCTTGTGATGCTTTATTACTTTACAAATCGGACTCTATGACCAACACATATTAAACCcagtactgtcctgtacctgttcaaatggcaataaacatctactTTGTTCTATTCTATATGATTCTATTCTATATGCATCTACATCGTGTGATCTCATCATTCAAAGGTGTCACTGTTATTCATATGTTGAAGTTTCAGTATGCAGTGCTACGAAGATTGTTTAATTGATTGATAAGAACAAGTGTGAAGGtctacaaaatgtttgtttatatttgacAGCAATGTACCACATTTATTTGTGTGGGTCATGGGAGGGTGTAGGTAAAAGTAAGGGTGGAGACTAAAGTTTGGAACCACTGATTTAGATAACTGATGATCAGACTTAAATAGACTTTGTCTGATGTCCCTGAATCACAAACTAAATATGTTGGTGCTTGctgatttttgtgtgtttgaatttgaTTATGAATTCATTTTCATAATGCTGCTTCTATGCTGCATGCTGATGATGCAGTTTAACTTCTGCTTCTATACCGAGCGTTAATGTGAAGTCTTGCACATAAAGTTTATAGCTATTGCTAGCCCTTGTCACTTGTCACTGTAATTGGGAGAATTGagggtttcttttttgtttctggttTCTTGTGGGCATTTGTTACTGAGTAAATAAGACAAACATTGTTATATGTTTGCAGGGTTTAAGGATTGTCTTTAATGATGCATCGCGCCTGGTGTTTCGGATGAGCGGGAGCGGAGGAGGGATGGGATCCACCATCCGTATTTATGCTGAGAGCTTCGAGAGAGACCCGGAGAGAcacaacagagagacacaggtaCAGACCGAGTGCAATGGTGTATCTGCTAGATTATCCATCTGTGTATGCATTAGTGTGTAAgagtgagtgaaagagagatttctgtttgtgtgtccatcATCCCACATGTCAAATTCTGCTGCTTTTATGTCatccaaaataaatatattgacATGCAGTGTTCTGCCAACTTAATCACTATAACACACGTAATATCAAATCTTTACTGAGAGCCAGTTGGGCTGAGCTTGAGGTGACGTCTACAGGGtcacaaaatgtaaagttttatttaagattttctTATTGAACAAGAGGGATTTATACAGTTATTCAGAGCTCGAACATGAGAAAATAGAAAATCTCCAAAGTGTCCCTCCCGAATGATTCCAGTCAGTGTTGAATGTCATGTGATTCTCTCCGCAGGTGGTGCTGGGTCCTCTCATCGCCATCGCCCTGAAGATCTCCAACATCCACGAGAGGACGGGACGCCGCGGCCCCAATGTCATAACATGAGCAGCCaggacaagcacacacacacacgcaggcacaaacacacacacacacacacgacttctacctgctcacacactgaaaaaaaaacaccttcaaaacacacatcTCTTGTCTGATtatttggctcttttttttaatcctgtctCTGTAGCTTTattctcattttttaaattcttcctGATGACTCAACAGACTGTGCTTACTCCCGGAGTTTATGTTGTGCACTTTTCTAACATTTGTTTAATGACCACTATCATCTGTTAGACATTGAAAACTGAAGAAATGATGTGTCCAAACCAGGGAGGTGATCTAATTATGAGCACGGATAAATAATTAAGCCAGTATCTAAACAGCAGACGTAATAAAGGTGCAGACTGTTAATGTTGTGAGTAAGAGAGCCTGTAATTTTTCACTGTATTGCTTTAACCTGTCTTGTCATTTATATCTAATATAATTGTTTTTTCATAGCTCTTTCATGAACTGTTGTCCAAGTGTAAAATGAAACAGGCTATGCGTCATAACTAATTAGTTTACGTTGTTCATGCATATCTCTATTTTAAATTTGTCATATTCGTGTTTACTACCTGATGGCAGGGtgctcaaaatgtaaaaaaaaaaaaaaaagaagaagaagtaaataGCAAATGACGTCTGAGGtgaagaaaattattttttgtatttttttgctcATTCGACCATTTCTTTGATCTGCTAGTGTACGCTCGATAATGCTATTtgaatatctttttttctttttttcaatccaaataaacttttttgtgtgtatacTTCCTGCCTTTTGTAATTGAATATAACAGATACACATGTAACTACATCAATCTGAGATATTTTTGTTCCTGGggcatttatacattttaattaaacaacTGCTCATAATTAGCCTGACCATGTTGTGCAGATAGCATGCATCATGTGGGGATGATACTTGAGGAGACAGAAGGTTTTTTCTTCCCAGCACAGCACCTGGGTGTGAATTGTGCTGAGGCTGTTGTGTTGAGATACTGTAAGACAGAAGAGGGTTGATCTTTATACGGCCTGAATGAGACACTGAGAGCAGGAACTCATAAACACTCTGATTGCCGTCGTTATGAGTTGAGGATATGCCAGTGGATATCCGCAAGgatgtgttcactcagtcagCCAGTCAACCATTACAGGTTATTGCCCCATGCTTCTGTTTCACAATGTCAGGGGTTACTTCTGTGTTTGGATGAGGATCAATCACCTTTGAATTTGTGGTTCAAGACGGTTTTTGTTTAAGATGATATAGATCACTAGTCACAGTCTAATAGATAAGACATTCTGTCAAAgtacttaattaaaaaaaaaaagttccaacaACAATTTTTCATTAATAATGTGCATGAAGGTAAACAAGCTGCAAAGTTACAAAACATTGTTGCTCCGTATCTTTATTGTCGTGAACTTTTCAACTGAGCAGCGTGTgcttgacagagagagagagagagagagagagagagagagagagagagagagagagagagagagagctcataatCTATTAACAGCTTTAGGACATGTTATGGTGACATATGCAGGAAACATGGTCATTcagcaaacactgaaacaaaactgCTTTCCCATACAATTTGGATATTATCCTCCTGAGAAATGTACagtttataaaaatatatgtaaatacagtttatgaatatatatataaatatagtttAACAACATCAGATCGCAGAATCGGATGCAAATAACTAAGGTTTATAGtcaaattaaaagcatgaaCTTACCTTTGTGATGTATGTCCAGAGATCTACTGAGCAAatgatgttattttatttataaaaccaGTCTGGGCAGACCTCATTATACATGTGCAAACTTGTTTTTATCAAAGGTTGGGCTTGTCAAAGTCTCAAGTATTagttaaaagaaataaacattaatTTGAACACCTTGTGTCTTCTGctcatattttaatttactgtatataccccatgtttttatttttatttttgtttttgtttttatttttatttatcttatctattctgtttaatgtgtattttgagctttcttgtctgtgctgctgtaacgcccgaatttcccctctggggatgaataaagttttatcctatcctatcctatatgTTTAGGCAGTTTTTTCACCCTTGACCTGTCCAAGCCTgtaatgcaaattaaaaaataaatccctttTAGGACTAAATTGAAGAGCATAGTGTGACTTTAATGCTTTACTGTTTATGCAGTTATGATATGCCAAGTTCATGTCTGACGGGGAACATTTTCTTgcatactttttcattttcctaaTGTAAATGCATTTCATTTGATGTTACAAAAATCAATTACAtttctgttataaaaaaaatcaaatttaaaatgtgtttgtttacaaatgATTTTGCCTGATAAGAAGATTCATCTACAGCCAATTTATCTTTGAAGAATAATCTGGTGATCAATGTTTCTTTAGCATACATTGAATAGTTTTTTTCCACACACTGATCACAAACACTACATCATGATGTAACAAAACAgctgcatatttttttattctataaCACAAATCACCCTGAACACAGGTGTAGCTTCACTCATGCCAATGCAATGATACTACCCAAGTGGATTTACACTGTTCTCAAACCAACAAGCAGCGCTTCAAGTCAAACATGCAGCAGCTGCAACTGTGCTCTGGGACGCCTGAGAGGAAGTCATTTGAGCTACAATGACTTCAAACCAAAGTTAAACCAGACAGCTTGTAACATGCTCACATGGGCAGCACAGACATAAGAGTTCAGAGGTTGGCCCGCACTCTGTAGTCCATCATTTATTACAAGAGTCATCTGTCCATGTGTAGAGTCATCTCATATTTCTAagccccttttcttttctcagtcaaaaaagaaatctctgaatccttcattttccttcagtctGTCCTTCAGGGTACAGACGACGCCACCCTtcgctcctcctctccctgcagAGCGCGTTCTACCTGACTGTACCGAGGAGGTCGCTCCCAGCTCCACGTACAGTCTGGAGCCTCCGAGCTGTCTGTGCTGTACAGAGGAGGAGCGAGGATCATCACATCCCCCCCGTCAACCTCCACCACAACCTCAGAGGCTGTATCACGGGTCGCCTGGCTGTACTGGGACTCCTCGTATGATGGAGGGAAGAAGCTCGGCCTGCAGAAGAAAAGACACAATAGATTTGTAGCTTAAGTTCAGCTGGAGAAGAGTACTTGAACATGTAGGGAGGATTAAAtaactttgacatgtttttttgtttgccagATGTTGAAGTTTCATAATCAAGCTTCACTGTCTAAACAAATGTGAGGCAGAATCAGTGAAGAAGGTCATGGGACTTCTTTCGTTTCTCTAACCTTGTTGGGTCACTATGAGGAAGTGGTATTATCGCTGTAACTGCTAAATGTCTGTTCATTTTGGTTAATTATTTGAATGGCTGAATGTGCAGTATTACCAGTGGCCTctcttttatgtgtttatctttaaatcaattaaaacaataatcatTGAAATAACTTTTGCATACATAATGCACAGACTTTCAGGGAAACCCTATTTGtattacttatttaaaaaaaaatgtattgtattgtattattgattaaattattgttattattacatCAATCAACTTACAGTCAGTTTTGAAAGCCCAGATAAACAGATCATTTCTCATACAGTCTTATGTGCATGTTTCTTACGTTGTctgaatttgaaagaaaaaaacaaaaagcagacatTTTCCTGCAGCGCTCAAAGTAtccagaaaagttgaatatcttaaattgatattgatattaaaaaaaatgttgtatcaTCATGTGTCATTGtccattattttttatacatctGACAGGGAATCAAGAGTAGTAATTGATTGTTTGAGCTCCCTGTTATTTAAAGATGGAAATGCTATGACTCCATTTgattaaaccaaaataaatttTAGTCactttgccattttttttccagaaaaaaTTGATAATTTACTAAATCCATGACAATGATTTTTCACTGTAAAGCTTTCCTCCTCTGTGCTTATTGAATTATCTGCTGGTTGTATACCTTTCGATGGCGTAGACCTCGATGTGTcgttctcctcttctcctgtaCATCTTGCTCTTCATGCTGTGGCAGACGGCCCAGAAGACCCCTCCCATCACAGCCAGAGATCCGAGCCCCATTAGGATGTAAGCAGGAATGACCCCCCAGAGGAGGCTGccctcagtctgcagggacatCAGGTAAGCTCCCAAACAGGTCACCGCAAAGCCCACCAGCGGCAGGAACGTACGGGCCAGAGACCACAGCTGCTTCTTCATAGTCATGATCATTTAACTCCTAATCACcaggtatttattttcttctttaccTTCCTCTAATGAAAATATGTTTCTTACCAAGTCCTGATGACACTGACACCAGGCAGGAGGTTTTTAAGGAGGACTGAACTAAGACTGAGACAATCTAGACCTGCCAGGacacaaatacattattttcagaagtttcacaacaaacaaatgtaGCTGCAgtggaaggtgtgtgtgtgtgtgtctgacatgaGGGGAGGTGGCTGAGATGTTACGGCCTCCTTTGGTTGTATATTAACACAGAATGAATCTGGGGtcagaaggaggagagagagagagagcgagagagcgagagagagagcgcaaaaacaaacaaaaagggaagTGCTGACAGTTGATAGCGTGACAGGCAACATCCGACTAAACTTCTAAAAATAGGTGTGGACTTTGGTCTCAACATTTTGATTAAATCTTCTAAAAGTGATTGTGAGGTGTTTGaagcagtttttatttatttgccaGATAACGTTTCTACAGTCAAAACAAggaaaatcacatttaattaaAGCGCCTGTGAGGTGTTTTCACCTGGAAACTGTCTGAAAATTATGCCGACGCCTTCCAATAACCAGCAGAAGAGAACATCAGAAAGAAGATTCTTTctatggtgtgtttttttttataacctaTAACTGGTGCCACGGGGTATGTGTCAGCAAATAATCACAATAAGTGACACATtagactgttaaaagaaagcaggatgaagTTTTCTGTCCTAAAAGTTGACCAAcgcatgtacaggacaagatcagacGAAGAGAAAAGAcataccactttgtccacaagggggcacCAAAGtcagcacaaacagaaagatCCTCACGGGAGCTTTAAGAGGGAAATACTAAAAGCTGGACTAACAGTAAGAAAGATCATGGATGTGATGTTCTTTGAATATCTTTACTTAACTGATTGTCTTTagtttaaacatgaacttcttgatctattttgtattttcattttatatttttagtctACCTTCCACTGTTCTGTTCTGCTCCTCATTTTTTCTTCATGCAGCTGCTCTATAGGTCTTTGAATCCCCCCAGATTTTAAGAACTCAAAATTGTGTATTTAAAACAGTATTTCAACAATATAACTGAACCTTCTTCttaagtaaatgtttttttattctttgttgttttgtatttaatcCTACACCTGTACAGGTTAAGCTTGAATACTTATTTCTTTCATCATCTGTTCACATTGAACCCTGCACAGTTGTCCCTAATGTTAGTTCATCCACTCGCTTACAAACTGCTTCGTGTGATGATTATATTGATGCTTGTATTTTCTGATTTAAGAAGTACGACTTTTCATCCATGGAAAAATACtaatcaggaaaaaaatgatACATATTtccagacttaaaaaaaaaccccatgacattttcttttcaaatcttCTAACTATCAGGTTAAATAAATCACAGGCAGTATTGAACCAACAACTCATGAAAATTTAACAgaaattatttctttttttctctgagtttACAACTCATAGTCTGATAGACTCTGAATCTGATAGACTCAAGGGACTTTTCTAATTTAAACGAAAGAAACATAATAATGTTTCACAGAATCCCAGCAAGTGATGTGTCCATTGTTCTGATaagcaaatcatttttttaaatcttgaggATGCTAGAAGACCTTATTTCCAGCTTTACAACATGAGGTGAGCGCAGAGTGTGAGGCAGTATGCGTTGATAAATTGTTGGAGAATTAAACAATATTTGTCTCTGACTCTGCGCTGTTCAGAAGTCAGGATGTCATTCGTCCATAAACCTGGAAATACAATGACAGTGCACATGCTAGCCAAACAAATCAAGTTTGGTAAACTTTATTAGATTACAACCAGCCGCAATGTTCCAGCTGCTTTTTATATTACAAATACGACTTCCTTGTTACATAAAGTCGAATAAAAAAGTATCTGATGGTCAGGCCACACAGACGATCGGGAGCTCGAAACATCGATTCATACACTTCCCAGTGAAGTCAtctgttgattttctttaaCTTTCATGCTTATGTAGAAGATATTTCTGTGTTAATACAAAttatattgaaaaataaacGTGTTTGGTTGATTTTGTCTTGGAACAAATCAGACAAATCAAAAGTTTTGTAAAGctctattgttttgtttgttgctctttaaatgtttaaatgttcaaagCTCTGCAGAGACGGATACAAAcactctttaaattaaaaaaaaaaaccctaagaCAATAAGTAGTTGTAATTTAGTTGTAAATTATTTTGCAAAATATGCATAACTTTATTTCTTGTTCCTATTAAAATACAACCTTTAATGTCAGGCTGGGGGAGAATGGGACACAATTGCCAAtgaggttttttaaaaagtcacccTAGAGGTAAAACCATGAAATAATGAGTGATTAAAtgggagagggaaaaaaggtaAATCCAATATAGTAACAAATAAGCTCCCTTTCCTACTTGCCTCACTGATAGGCAAGAGTGACTTTAATATCCTCATTCTCTGAAGTTATCATGAATGACATTTCTCCACACTCCctctgcatttgttttgaaagaatcAAAGCTCTTACTGGCACTCTGAGAATGATTCTTTAATGGACTTTATCAGTCTTCTCAGCCTGGAGTTAATCCCCTGAGCTCAGCTCGATTAGTATCTGCATATTTCAACGCacacatgttcctctgacagGTGAACACACCCGTGATCATCGTCTGCGTATCATAGCACTTATTAGTTACTTAAATCTTTGTGGCTGATCTACACATTCAGcagtttgatttgatatttattGGCCTGTCAGATGCCACACTGGTGCAGACACTTTACTCTGTTTAGAACATGATATGTAAGACTAGCAACATGATCCTAAAGATAACACATTTTGGATAACACTATCTTCCTCGCTGTTATCTCAGCTCGTCTGGACTGATATGGGCTGACCTGTGTGCGAGAATAAACTCCtaaaaaacagcagaatgacTTTGCAGAGTGCTGCATGTTTAGTCAGCAGGTAATCACAGACAAGTGTTCACCTTTGCTGTGGTGTAATTTTCCATCTGGGATTGCACTTT is a window of Labrus mixtus chromosome 5, fLabMix1.1, whole genome shotgun sequence DNA encoding:
- the LOC132974612 gene encoding transmembrane protein 252-like, coding for MIMTMKKQLWSLARTFLPLVGFAVTCLGAYLMSLQTEGSLLWGVIPAYILMGLGSLAVMGGVFWAVCHSMKSKMYRRRGERHIEVYAIERPSFFPPSYEESQYSQATRDTASEVVVEVDGGDVMILAPPLYSTDSSEAPDCTWSWERPPRYSQVERALQGEEERRVASSVP